In Cotesia glomerata isolate CgM1 linkage group LG1, MPM_Cglom_v2.3, whole genome shotgun sequence, one genomic interval encodes:
- the LOC123263883 gene encoding solute carrier organic anion transporter family member 1A6-like, which translates to MMVSGAREIMRSEEMEGELSGPAHLIPNESLDCGCAQLPCPKMAKYATRKLYVGIMCWIGVIQAAGQAYFSLTGSTVARRFNFPLNSVEWITLISDGIAPFLLALPIAYWGDRIHRAAWTGALVLIQSVGFFFIIIPHFSHPSPRVVEETTNITHLSLYSEDNPELCSASGLARVFVEEEGVCYFTLTVVIISQIVNCMGNIAYLALGISYLDDNTRKRHVAVPLGFFIAVKIVGTLLGYLVAWGCLRIDANDLSLGIESYREQFGAWWLGWPIFMILLAIPGVVLALLPRRLPSEVVEQAAASILDIAGRTSPLTESTVSGDIKKFGDTDFFSSLKRLFTNKIYLCNILASVLIICAILNFVHYEDLFLESRFWLSQPSGVLLGFRDPFTSRIVASILRPIVIGMVIICSGFIIAKVRPRAKWLVCYNITIVMIAAIIIFSLAFVDCKKPPIFGSRSDGSISLLEYCNKNCRCSKDASFHPICDTRSKKIFYTSCHAGCTGVDTSSEVKKFTGCSCINSPLVPHNNSEVIDGLCDPSVCQIGWIVFEVSTILAYTLLSSGVISSILISLRSVFTQDKALAIGLWITLAAFITYIPGKMFYWQVTDWTCIHRGDSQLCHLQSSNLGSYLSFATSFLLALAIALEVLTYFFSFKLRIYREMELEPRDVAGNSSQTQPIPLESLSKPDDSGSAAIVSGSGAATSSGGGAADAEPSIRATNHHNSSDIIEVTNSGLIHKANGPLKYGPVGPGDSDQYQDQNEDHDSDHEFRNKRAPISLTTNSYRRLGLDSDNDTSDSSRGSVKRFSVHQAAVETPLTKEDLKMQQNSVLAGFSRTDDIKFVKVEDHRKTGDFNEVGIPIVQYPLTSPNSRSIGSILISPEMTEHARRFRSKNNRPRFRDSEAGKSGERNRPSSSHHTSSGFESSASDRPNDSKAADVRRISKSTSNLGQPAPKPKLYGYTTAL; encoded by the exons ATGATGGTTTCCGGGGCAAGAGAGATAATGAGATCTGAAGAGATGGAAGGCGAATTATCGGGACCAGCTCACCTGATTCCCAATGAATCATTAGACTGCGGGTGTGCTCAATTGCCGTGTCCGAAAATGGCCAAGTATGCAACGAGGAAACTGTACGTGGGAATTATGTGCTGGATCGGAGTAATTCAGGCCGCTGGTCAAGCTTATTTCTCTCTTACTGGTTCCACTGTGGCAAGAAGGTTCAACTTTCCTCTAAATTCTGTtg AATGGATAACGTTGATTAGCGATGGGATTGCTCCATTTCTTCTGGCACTTCCCATCGCTTACTGGGGCGACCGGATTCACAGAGCAGCTTGGACAGGGGCTTTAGTGTTAATCCAAAGTGTCGggtttttctttattattattccgcATTTTAGTCATCCTTCCCCGCGAGTTGTTGAAGAAACAACCAATATTACGCATTTGTCACTTTATTCAG AAGACAATCCAGAGCTTTGTTCAGCATCAGGACTCGCTCGAGTATTTGTAGAAGAAGAGGGAGTTTGTTACTTCACTCTTACAGTTGTTATTATTTCCCAAATAGTCAATTGTATGGGAAACATTGCGTACTTAGCACTTGGAATTTCTTATTTGGATGACAACACTCGAAAAAGACACGTCGCCGTGCCTTTGGGATTTTTTATAGCTGTGAAAATAGTAGGAACTCTTTTGGGATATCTGGTTGCTTGGGGATGTCTTAG GATAGACGCTAATGATCTGAGCCTTGGAATTGAGTCTTATCGTGAGCAATTCGGTGCTTGGTGGCTCGGGTGGCCGATTTTTATGATTCTTCTTGCTATTCCTGGAGTTGTTCTTGCGTTATTGCCACGGAGACTTCCTTCAgag gTCGTCGAACAAGCAGCAGCTTCAATTTTGGACATTGCTGGACGCACGAGCCCTCTGACCGAATCAACGGTATCTGgagacattaaaaaattcggCGACACTGACTTCTTTTCGtcattaaaaagacttttcaccaacaaaatttatctatGCAATATCTTAGCCAGTGTTTTAATCATTTGCGCGATTTTAAACTTTGTACACTATGAAGACTTATTTTTAGAATCACGTTTTTGGCTCTCGCAGCCCTCAGGAGTACTTCTAGGATTTCGGGATCCGTTTACTTCGCGAATTGTTGCGAGTATTTTGCGCCCGATTGTTATTGGAATGGTTATTATTTGTTCTGGGTTTATAATTGCTAAGGTTCGCCCGCGAGCCAAGTGGTTAGTGTGCTACAATATAACAATTGTAATGATTGCagcaattattatattttctttagCTTTTGTTGATTGTAAGAAGCCGCCGATTTTTGGATCTCGCTCCGATGGATC gatATCTTTGCTGGAATACTGCAACAAAAACTGTCGATGCTCGAAGGACGCAAGCTTTCACCCGATCTGCGACACCAGaagcaagaaaattttctacactTCTTGTCATGCTGGATGTACAGGCGTTGATACCTCGAGTgaggtaaaaaaattcaccgGCTGCAGTTGTATAAACTCACCACTAGTACCTCACAATAATTCAGAAGTTATTGATGGCCTTTGCGACCCTTCAGTTTGCCAAATCGGATGGATAGTTTTTgag gtAAGCACAATTTTGGCCTACACTCTCTTGTCATCAGGAGTGATATCGAGTATCCTGATCAGCCTACGTTCGGTATTTACCCAGGACAAAGCTCTTGCAATAGGACTGTGGATAACTTTGGCAGCATTTATTACTTACATACCCGGCAAAATGTTCTACTGGCAAGTAACCGATTGGACGTGTATTCACCGTGGGGATTCCCAATTATGTCACTTGCAGAGCTCTAATCTCGGGTCGTATTTATCATTCGCGACATCATTTTTACTGGCACTTGCGATAGCATTGGAAGTATTAACTTACTTTTTCagctttaaattaagaatttatcGTGAGATGGAATTAGAACCTCGTGACGTAGCTGGAAATTCATCACAAACACAACCTATTCCACTTGAGTCACTTTCTAAACCAGATGATTCTGGTTCCGCGGCAATTGTTTCTGGTTCTGGTGCGGCGACATCAAGTGGCGGTGGAGCAGCTGATGCCGAGCCAAGCATTCGTGCAACAAACCATCACAATTCATCTGACATTATTGAAGTCACTAATTCCGGGTTGATTCATAAAGCCAATGGCCCTTTGAAGTATGGACCCGTCGGCCCTGGAGATTCCGACCAGTATCAAGACCAAAACGAGGACCACGATAGTGACCATGAATTTCGAAACAAACGAGCCCCAATTTCATTGACTACCAATTCTTATCGGCGTCTAGGGCTGGATTCGGACAATGATACTAGCGATTCAAGTCGGGGATCGGTCAAACGCTTCAGTGTCCATCAAGCAGCTGTAGAAACTCCGCTTACCAAGGAAGACCTTAAAATGCAACAAAATTCAGTGCTTGCTGGATTTTCGCGCACTGACGATATAAAATTCGTAAAAGTCGAGGACCACCGAAAAACCGGAGATTTTAATGAAGTTGGGATTCCGATTGTTCAGTATCCACTGACCTCACCAAATTCCCGGAGCATAGGGTCTATTCTGATCTCTCCGGAAATGACAGAGCACGCGAGGAGATTTAGGTCAAAAAACAATCGGCCCAGATTCCGGGATAGTGAAGCTGGCAAAAGTGGAGAAAGAAACAGGCCTTCATCTTCTCACCACACTTCTTCTGGGTTCGAAAGCTCGGCATCAGATCGACCTAATGATTCTAAAGCTGCTGATGTCAGAAGAATTTCAAAGTCTACTTCTAATCTCGGTCAACCAGCTCCCAAACCGAAACTCTACGGCTACACCACTGCCttgtaa
- the LOC123263900 gene encoding solute carrier organic anion transporter family member 74D-like: MSKKENTDVNKNGPESKLFLDTSRNLTVENNKPKTTSPTSLRGIDDIFRDLPLTDDTSCGIWFFRGPNLQKFANKNAYVFLYGVLGCIFSASYAYFNGTITTIEKRFKIPSKTTGLITVGNDISQLLVSVVISYYAGRGHRPRWIAVGIYTVVMFCCLTMLPHFLYGPGEDALQLTKEYGGKPVNSSESDLHWSGSRERKFLCQATENSKPVCDDTDGSNFAPQVLLFTAQLVSGIGGSLYYTLGVSYMDDNIKKSKTPVSISFSYFLRMLGPAIGYGLASFSLKFYISPTLTPTITTTDPRWLGAWWLGWIILAILLMIFASIIALFPKTLPRAAARKVLALERSKSTASYREQERLAEKKNLDEDGEDGNGIVDDDFDEKSPEVPASFEDMIETFKRLLSNNTLMCNNLATVFYFLGYMPYWIFMPKYIETQYKQSASVSSLITGTVGLVFSAFGILLSGLVITKYKPRARYLAAWNIIVGAVSVMGMISYAFLGCSANDNQVMSIQDTSGELKTQFPCNENCNCDYVTYNPVCSDEGQIFISACHAGCRNIVIDSNGTKVYTDCSCVRTRYSRASFNKSEMSLSTGFKSSTTPEMGTAVPGPCPVDCMHKFYLFLAVVCLLKFSGATGRASNFLVSVRCVAERDKAVAMGFGLTIMSLFAFIPSPILFGFILDKTCLVWGKTCSGTGNCWLYNGEALRYLLNFTAATFVTIGTFFDIGVWYFVKDVKIFDDDIELNDVKDEPLPESL, encoded by the exons ATGAGCAAAAAAGAAAACAcggatgtaaataaaaatggacCGGAGAGCAAACTTTTTCTGGACACTTCGCGGAACTTAACAGTGGAGAACAATAAGCCAAAGACCACCTCGCCTACCTCCCTACGCGGAATCGATGACATTTTCCGCGACCTACCACTTACCGACGACACCTCCTGCGGTATTTGGTTTTTTCGCGGGcctaatttacaaaaattcgcCAATAAAAATGCTTACGTATTTCTTTACGGTGTCCTTGGATGCATATTCAGTGCTAGTTATGCTTACTTCAATGGCACTATTACGACTATTGAGAAGAGATTTAAAATTCCGTCCAAGACCACTG GTCTCATCACCGTTGGAAACGATATTTCTCAATTGCTTGTATCAGTGGTCATATCTTATTACGCTGGTCGAGGACACAGACCTCGATGGATTGCCGTCGGTATTTATacg GTAGTAATGTTTTGTTGTTTGACGATGCTTCCTCATTTTCTGTACGGACCTGGCGAAGACGCGCTTCAATTGACGAAGGAATACGGCGGGAAACCGGTAAACTCATCAGAGAGTGACTTGCACTGGAGTGGGAGTCGCGAGCGAAAGTTTCTGTGCCAAGCTACGGAGAACAGCAAACCTGTGTGTGATGATACTGATGGGAGTAATTTCGCTCCCCAAGTGCTGCTGTTTACAGCTCAGCTCGTTTCGGGGATCGGTGGATCGCTCTACTACACCCTCGGAGTTTCATACATGGACGACAATATCAAAAAGTCTAAAACACCTGTTTCGATAAGTTTTTCATACTTTCTTCGTATGCTGGGGCCGGCCATCGGCTACGGACTGGCATCTTTTTCGCTCAAGTTTTACATTAGTCCCACTTTGACCCCCACAATCACTACCACAGATCCCAG GTGGTTGGGAGCATGGTGGCTTGGGTGGATCATCCTGGCGATTCTGTTGATGATTTTTGCGAGCATAATTGCGCTGTTCCCCAAAACACTGCCAAGGGCTGCGGCGCGAAAAGTGCTGGCGTTGGAGAGGAGCAAGTCGACCGCGAGTTATCGCGAACAGGAAAGGCtcgctgagaaaaaaaatctcgATGAAGACGGAGAAGATGGGAATGGCATTGTTGACgacgattttgatgaaaaatccCCCGAAGTTCCAGCCTCCTTCGAAGACATGATCGAAACATTCAAGCGACTTTTGAGCAATAACACTCTCATGTGCAATAATCTTGCGACAGTTTTCTATTTTCTGGGGTATATGCCCTACTGGATCTTCATGCCCAAGTACATCGAGACCCAGTACAAGCAGTCCGCGAGTGTGTCATCGCTGATCACTGGGACAGTCGGTTTGGTATTCAGCGCTTTTGGGATTTTGCTGTCCGGTTTGGTGATCACCAAGTATAAACCTAGAGCAAGGTATTTAGCTGCCTGGAATATCATTGTCGGCGCGGTCTCTGTCATGGGAATGATCTCGTATGCTTTCCTCGGCTGCTCGGCTAACGACAATCAGGTGATGAGTATCCAGGACACCAGTGGAGAGTTAAAGACCCAGTTTCCTTgcaatgaaaattgtaattgtgATTATGTCACCTACAACCCAGTGTGTTCGGATGAAggccaaatttttatttctgcaTGTCATGCTGGATGTCGAAATATTGtg ATAGATTCAAATGGAACGAAAGTGTACACGGATTGCAGTTGCGTAAGAACGAGGTACTCGCGTGCATCATTCAACAAATCGGAAATGAGCTTATCGACTGGATTTAAATCTTCTACGACCCCTGAAATGGGAACAGCGGTACCGGGGCCTTGTCCGGTAGACTGCATGCACAAGTTCTACCTATTTTTGGCGGTGGTCTGCCTCCTAAAATTCAGCGGTGCCACAGGACGAGCCTCAAATTTCCTGGTTTCCGTGAGATGTGTCGCTGAACGGGATAAAGCCGTGGCGATGGGTTTCGGATTGACGATAATGAGTCTGTTCGCATTTATTCCCTCGCCCATACTCTTCGGGTTTATTCTTG ACAAGACTTGCCTCGTTTGGGGTAAAACCTGCTCCGGCACTGGCAATTGCTGGTTATATAACGGTGAAGCTCTTAGGTATTTACTCAACTTTACTGCTGCAA CTTTCGTAACAATAGGTACATTTTTTGATATTGGAGTGTGGTATTTCGTAAAAGACGTCAAAATTTTCGACGATGATATCGAGCTGAACGACGTTAAAGATGAGCCACTACCAGAATCATTGTaa